A genomic stretch from Thermoanaerobaculia bacterium includes:
- the rplI gene encoding 50S ribosomal protein L9, translated as MKVILMSDLRHRGRRGQVVEVKPGFARNFLLPQGLALLASPGNIKRFEHEKKKIDARHDAALEIANAAAAEITAVKLELKKRAMETGTLYGSVSVADIVTALHEKGIEVDRRQVDLVGGIKSVGDHVVRIELHADVVAELAVAVAAAD; from the coding sequence ATGAAAGTCATCCTGATGAGCGATTTGCGTCACCGCGGCCGGCGCGGGCAGGTGGTCGAAGTCAAGCCCGGATTCGCACGCAACTTCCTGTTGCCGCAGGGGCTGGCCCTTCTGGCTTCGCCGGGCAACATCAAGCGCTTCGAGCACGAGAAGAAGAAGATCGACGCGCGCCACGATGCCGCCCTCGAGATCGCCAACGCAGCAGCCGCAGAGATCACGGCCGTCAAGCTCGAGCTGAAGAAGAGGGCCATGGAGACCGGCACGCTGTACGGCTCGGTCTCGGTCGCCGACATCGTCACGGCCCTGCACGAGAAGGGCATCGAGGTCGATCGCCGGCAGGTCGACCTGGTCGGTGGCATCAAGTCGGTCGGCGACCATGTCGTCCGCATCGAGTTGCATGCCGACGTCGTGGCGGAGCTGGCCGTAGCCGTCGCCGCCGCAGACTAG
- a CDS encoding class I SAM-dependent methyltransferase — protein sequence MKGSEPHREAQPGAGASRPSIERFLGDPTRSIEDWRWLWAGDESFPIRSHRGFLGRFVVFLKRVARPLVQAPQRDLWDRQRVFNLVLLEYLQRGEDIRKQVTEVHEHRINHLDAVYREGLNEIMQHNDALFARVDQKLDFLRSETRTIWGRLGAALAIAEKGGLPAVVKAQEEHVYVELERRYRGTEEEIGERISRFLPNLAGRDEVLDLGCGRGEALAVLRGSGIAARGVDLSASMVAECRRKGLDAEEGDLLEYLAGVPAGRFGGIVSFHVIEHLPPEVLDRLVRLAWRALRPGGVLILETPNPLSLVVAARNFWLDPTHKRPVHPESLKLSLELAGFDPVERIDLRPFPEVERLPEIRVDTVAAEQRALAFEINLLRDKVDDLLFGCQDYAIIASKPV from the coding sequence GTGAAGGGAAGCGAGCCGCATCGCGAGGCCCAACCTGGTGCGGGCGCTTCCCGGCCGTCGATCGAGAGATTTCTCGGCGACCCCACGAGAAGCATCGAAGACTGGCGATGGCTGTGGGCCGGAGACGAGTCGTTTCCGATTCGCAGCCATCGCGGTTTTCTGGGCCGGTTCGTCGTCTTCCTCAAGCGGGTGGCGCGCCCTCTGGTGCAGGCCCCGCAGCGCGACCTCTGGGACCGCCAGCGGGTCTTCAATCTCGTCCTGCTCGAGTACCTGCAACGCGGCGAAGACATCCGCAAGCAGGTCACCGAGGTCCACGAGCACCGTATCAACCACCTGGATGCGGTCTACCGTGAAGGCCTGAACGAGATCATGCAGCACAACGACGCGCTCTTCGCGCGCGTCGACCAGAAGCTCGATTTCCTCCGCAGCGAGACGCGCACGATCTGGGGCCGCCTGGGTGCAGCCCTGGCGATCGCCGAGAAGGGCGGCCTGCCGGCCGTCGTCAAGGCGCAGGAGGAGCACGTCTACGTCGAGCTGGAGCGGCGTTACCGCGGCACCGAGGAGGAGATCGGCGAGCGCATCTCGCGCTTCCTGCCGAACCTCGCGGGTCGCGACGAAGTGCTCGATCTCGGGTGCGGGCGGGGCGAGGCCCTCGCGGTGCTGCGCGGCAGCGGGATCGCCGCCCGCGGCGTCGATCTGTCGGCCTCGATGGTCGCCGAGTGCCGCCGCAAGGGTCTCGACGCCGAGGAGGGCGACCTGCTGGAGTATCTGGCCGGGGTCCCCGCGGGACGGTTCGGCGGCATCGTCTCGTTCCACGTCATCGAACACCTGCCACCCGAAGTGCTCGACCGCCTCGTGCGGCTCGCCTGGAGGGCGCTGCGGCCCGGGGGCGTGCTGATCCTCGAGACGCCCAATCCGCTCTCCCTGGTGGTGGCGGCGCGCAACTTCTGGCTCGATCCCACCCACAAGCGGCCGGTGCACCCGGAGAGTCTCAAGCTGAGTCTCGAGTTGGCCGGTTTCGATCCGGTCGAGCGCATCGACCTGCGTCCGTTCCCGGAGGTCGAGCGCCTGCCCGAGATCCGCGTCGACACCGTCGCCGCCGAGCAGCGTGCCCTCGCCTTCGAGATCAACCTGCTGCGCGACAAGGTCGACGATCTGCTCTTCGGCTGCCAGGACTACGCGATCATCGCCAGCAAGCCGGTCTGA